In the Sphaerodactylus townsendi isolate TG3544 unplaced genomic scaffold, MPM_Stown_v2.3 scaffold_25, whole genome shotgun sequence genome, atgatgctggcaggggatgatgggaactgtagtccatgacatctggagggccgcgagtttgacacctgtagtccatgacatctggagggccgcgagtttgacacctatgacctaagTGTTCTACATACGAATTGGTTTCAATATGCAACCCCCAGACCTGTGGTCTCAAACGAGAACAGAGAGAAAAGCTTTCCAACTTCTGATGCCTGTATGAATCGGCTTGCTTTAAAATATCTATGGCTGACTAAGTTCTGCCATTGTATTTGCTTCTGTGCAGACAATGAAGGAGGAATTTACAAGGCTTAAAGAAGCCCTGGAGAAGTCTGAGACCCGGAGGAAGGAACTGGAGGAGAAGATGGTCTCTCTGCTTCAGGAGAAGAACGACCTCCAGTTGCAAGTGCAGGCGGTAAGTGTACCTCAGGGTTCCTCAATgcggttgcactttatgtattgcactttatatgtgggcttagcgcaattgataaagtagcggttgatgcagcgcgtttgttgtttgtgggcTTGGCAGTACTTCCCTTGGTATCTGCCAAGCTTTTCAAAAAAGGGGCGGGACCATTGTGAAGCAGGCCTTTCACATACTGACTCTTATTGTTCCTTCGCTCCCCAGGAACAAGACAATCTCAACGATGCAGAGGAACGCTGCGACCAGCTGATCAAGAACAAAATCCAGCTGGAGGCCAAAGTGAAAGAGCTGACCGAGCGtctggaggatgaggaggagatgAACGCTGAGCTCACGGCCAAGAAGCGGAAGCTGGAGGACGAGTGCTCGGAGCTCAAGAAGGACATCGACGACTTAGAGCTGACCCTGGCCAAGGTCGAGAAGGAGAAGCACGCGACCGAGAACAAGGTGTGCCtatcaccagaggcatagcaaggagggaaagcacctggtatactggtgcatcctccacccgtCCCACCCTTGAATGACCAACAGGGGAGCGCCCTGTGTGTattgcacccccctgtccccttggagctacgcctctgcatatcACTGGCAGGGAGAAAGGCTGGGACAGTGAGGCAAAAAACgttaaggggtgggtggggctgggttgAGAATCAGGGAGATGAGCTCCATCTTCTACAAGGGGgctcagtcagaggtgggatccagcaggttctcacaggttcccgagagtaggttactaattatttgcatgtgccgagagggggttactaattggtgattttgccacgtgatttttgccttagttacgcccctcctctcagcagtagcgcacagaacttgaagcagtctagcaggaggtgcaccggcgtgcgtggcagcctgcgcctgcgcctgcgcctgcgtgcattcatttcccgcccaaggactggcgtagctgctgcgtccttgccacagccccgcccctggaatgcccggccacgcccccatcgtgccccgcccggccccattggcgctccgccacagtttgaatcccaccaccatgggaacctgttactaaaaattttggatcccaccactgggctcagTCTTGTGGGGAGGATGAACAGCAGGAGTAAATTAGGAGTTATCCATTAAGTTAAATGTCTTTCAGACCATTGTGAACTGTGTTGCGTTGGGTTGCGTTGGATACTGAAGGTCTACTGCAGAGGTGTCCAGCCCTGGCCCTTCAGGTGTTGGTGGGgcagatgggaatcatagtccaccaacatctggagggccacggttggacacccctggtctactggATTATGGAAGGAAATGGCATTGGATTAACTGGCTGGGTGGATGAGGGTAGGTTTAACAGGATGTACATTCAGGCTCCTGGACGCGTGTTAGATATTTTTCCATCCCTTTtcactctagaacagtggtggcaaacctttgggactccagatgttatagactacaattcccatcagcccctacaattggccatgttggcaggggctgatgggatttgtagtccataacatctggagtgccaaaggttcgccaccacggccctaggctgTCCAGGAGCTGTGGTGGTAGAGTAAGGCTTTGTGGTAAGATGCATGCATGAAATACCTGTAATTTCAAAAATTTGGACTTACAAAAACAGCAAATGGAAAGTCAGGCTGGCTGGTTGATTTGCCCAGGGAGTCAATATAGGAAAGAGCCAATATAGAAAAGAGAATTAGGAGGAGGTGGGGAGGTATTTTCAGGTTTTAGTATTATCAGTTTTATTGCAGAGTTAACAACATTTTTTATATGTAGTGTTTTACAAGCATGTAAGCTTCCCTGGGCCTGATCATGGGTGGGAATGGGTGGgacataaatgtaataaaatagaaatagaaataataaaaaatttaaaaagaagacggcagaaggaggaggaagcaaggTACAGCGTTGTGGCTTTTCTCCTATGTCACCCTGAGGTGGGTGAAATGAACCACGCTTTCTGGGGTCTGTACTACTGAATAAAGAAACTGTTAAAGGAACAACGACCGAGCTTATAATATCAAGACCCCCCATGGACCCCAGATATGGTGTTCCCCTGCCTCATACACGAAAACAGCCTGACAATCAGCCATGAGCTATTTCCCCAAAAAACCTGTTTCCCTCAAGCAAAACATGAGTTCAACCATCCCTGTGTGCTTCTTCAGTAGAATAGCAGTCATCCAGCTACAACCTTATACATTTTGCAGCAGTTTGCTGAGCTTTCACTTAATCCTTAGGATTTTCAGGTGTAAATTTCAGAAGAGCCTTGACGCGTTGATGATGAAGCCTTGTGGGTAGAATATTTGGGACTTAGAAATCTACAGGCATGATTGTTAAATCCGTGAAAACAAGAGTGTTTGGCAAGGTGCCTCCAACAGCTAGGATACTGTGGCTCATTATGGAAGCTGCTTGTTCCATTGTGGGTCTCCTGGCATTTCTCTTGCTACACATCAGGAAGTTCCCCTTCTTGCTCCAACTGCAGTTGCTattttgccttccttccttctcggTCGTTCCAGGCTGCTATATTGATTGATGCCTTTTTTGGGGaacctttttaaattaaaaaaatgttttaagattCTATTGCTCCTGCAATGGAACTCtggtattattttttttaaaaaacaacaacagacacAACACCATCAGTCCCCTGGAAATGCCTGTGGAGgattgggcaggggaaggcacaaAGCCCATAGCTAGCCAAACAAATGCTGCTTTACTTTCCCTGCGTAGGCAGGGAGAACATCACTCTGCCTGTTCTTGGAAACCGCAGGGCTTGCCCAATCTGCCAcgtggtgagtttgggagggagTAAAACATGACAGTAAGAGAAACTCTGCCCAAAGGCTACGTACACTCACTGTGGGGCAAACCAGAATTGCCTAATAGGCCTGTAAGACTTCCATTCAGCCACCAACTCAGTTCATACTGCACAGCTAGCATTGCTGAAGCAAAAGGGCATCCCTGTGTCGGTTCACGATTACTGATtgatgcaggcagaggtgggatccagcaggttctcgcaggttcccgagagtaggttactaattatttgtgtgtgccgagagggggttactaattggtgattttgtcatgtgatttttgcctcagttacgcccctcctccgctcctcagcagtagtgtgcagaacttgaagcaatctagcaggaggtgcaccggcatgcgtggcagcctgcgcctgcgtgcgttcgtttcccgcccaaggaccaacgGAGCGGCTGCGTCCTTCATACAGcttcgcccaggaatgccccgaccctggaatgcccggccacgcccccgtcatgccctgcccagccccattggcgctacgccacagtttgaatcccaccaccatgggaacctgttactaaaatttttggatcccaccactggatgcaggcAATGTGGCAGCTGTGACTTCTCCCACCCATTATTTCCTTCCTACTGTACACTGTCACCCAACTGCTGTATgaatggcctcttccgcacatgtcaaataatgcactttcaatccacttccaatgcactttgcagctggattttactgtgtggaatagcaaaagccacttgcaaacaatcgtgaaagtggattggaagtgcgttattctgcatgtgcggaaggggccaataggGGTCCTGGGAGAACAGTAAGAGAGAACTATATTCCAGGAGTTctgaggctagggttgccaggcaaccagcTGAAAAGCCAATGATGTGACGTCACTGGAAACTCTAGTCTGAACTCTAGTCTGGAACTCGCCCAGTGGTTCCAACAGACGAGGACATGCATCAGTGGGGAGCTTGATTCTGTAATCCTATTTGCGTGATTGCATCAGGCTGGTGGTGAAGCCCTTCAAGGAACTATCAGTTCCTCTTCCATAGTCTGTCTGTCTTCAAACTGGTTTCACGAGGCAGTCGTGTTGGGCtgcagtaacaccttagagacccacaagccTCTGGGGTGTATACACTTTCAAGACTCAAAGCCCCCTTCAACAGATAAGCTATTTCAAACTGAAACCACTGCTGTAAAGGAGCTCTACAAGAAGATGGAGAATGAGGATGGCTATATGGCTTTAGACCTAACAAGAAGAGGCTATGCAGATGCATATACCCCACACATGGAGAGAAAAGGTATGGACTGAAATTTTCCCAATATGCCCCTTTTTCTTGGTAACAGAACAATTGAAGACATTGAGAAGGaggtggtttgtttttgttttaaagtagaaatatatataatttaGAAAGAAACTTGTCCGTTTgatcttttccccctttcaactatagtctataaaattctgcatggggtagaaaatgttgacagagagacatttttctctctttctcacaatactagaaccagggggcattcattgaaaatgttgggggggaagaattaggactaataaaaggaaacacttcttcacacaacgtgtgattggtgtttggaatatgctgccacaggaggtggtgatggccactaacctggatagctttaaaaagggcttggacagatttatggaggagaagtcgatctatggctaccaatcttgatcctccttgatctgagattgcaaatgccttagtagaccaggtgctcaggagcagcagcagcagaaggccattgctttcacatccttcctgtgagctcccaaaggcacctggtgggccactgcgagtagcagagtgctggactggatggactgtggtctgatccagcaggctaattcttatgttcttatgttcaacgaaaatctaaaaacaaatcattaattgctgtgtgtatatatatattcaccATCTGTCTGAGATGCGGATCTAAGCAATGGCCCCATTTGGCTAAACTCAGGTCACTGTGTCCTGAAGGCAACAGAACTGAAGTTAACCAACTTGTTCCATTGGTCACAGCAAGATTTAGtcatcacaattttaaaaaatctcgcTCGAGGCAGATGTACTTTTCTTTAAACGATGTAGCAGGCTGCTACCTTGGGGCTGTGATTCAGTGAAGGGAGCATctctttggtcgattccgcacagcaaatgtataacaggttgcagttgtgctaaaggaacccattttcctgtttatcCGTTTACATGCACTTTATGCAGACAGCGATCGGAGCCCATGGGAACAAactgggttgctgtcgtgccttcgcaaGGAgtcgtttctctctctcttttaacatttcctgGAGCACCTGCATAGCTAAaccccgcagccatgccgattgcCCACAGTATGGCCGGCtgtgatgggtggcatgcaagggaggggagggggcccagcatctggacatggtccacccaccctagcggagagagggggagggagggggaggggtgatatgcaagggaaggggaaggagtgtggggcggggagggagtgaggggtggcatgcaagggaggggagggagggaggggtggcatgcaagggagggaagggggcccagcatctggacatggcccacccaccctagcggagagagggggagggaggggaggggtgatatgcaagggaaggggaaggagtgtggggcggggagggagtgaggggtggcatgcaagggaggggagggagggaggggtggcttgcaagggaggggagggggcccagcatctggacatggcccacccaccctagcagagagagggggagggaggggaggggtgatatgcaagggaaggggaaggagtgtggggcggggagggagtgaggagtgtcatgcaagggaggggagggagacgtggcatgcaagggaggggagggggcccagcatctggacttggcccacccaccctagcagagagagggggagggaggggaggggtgatatgcaagggaaggggaaggagtgtggggcggggagggagtgaggagtgtcatgcaagggaggggagggaggggtggcatgcaagggaggggagggggcccagcatctggacttggcccacccaccctagcagagagagggggagggaggggaggggtgatatgcaagggaaggggaaggagtgtggggcggggagggagtgaggagtgtcatgcaagggaggggagggaggggtggcatgcaagggaggggagggggcccagcatctggacttggcccacccaccctagcggagagagggggagggaggggtagcatgcaagggaggggagggaggggtggcatgcaagggctgtatagctacacagatgcaacctgcaaaatagggggagggaaaaggggcctccctgcaacagccaggcaatggcaggcagcttcTCCCTCACCACGGAGGCCACAGTGGGTTTACAAAGTGTCCACATGGGTTTATATAGGAGCAAATGAGAGAAGGCACCGTCTTTAGGAGCTTTTAGAAGGCCATTTTATTCACTACTGCTTTTAATGGGCTTTAAGTATCACCCATTTTTTTGCAGGTGGGGGCATTACTTAGGCTTTTATTATCCTTTGTGTGCTTTGAAATTGGGACCTGACGTGATGGCCATTTTGAGCCACAGGGGAAAGGTCAGttgtaaatatttgaataaataaatgtggcattGTGGGGTCAAACTCAGAATGATTTTTCATGGTTTTAAACCCGGGATGGTTTCCTGGTCATTTTACCCTTATGGGGATCACTTCTCTATCCTCAGTATGCCTTCTTTTCTATATATACCctgttggcagaggtgggatccagcaggttctcacaggttcccgagagtaggttactaattatttgtgtgtgccgagagggggttactaattggtgattttgccacctgatttttgccttagttacgcccctcctctcagcagtagcgcgcagaacttgaagcagtctggcaggaggtgcaccgttgtgtgtggcagcctgcgcctgcgtgcattcgtttcccgcccaaggaccggcgcagcggctgcgtccttgccacagccccacccaggaatgcccgaccctggaatgcccggccacgcccccgttgtgccccacccagccccattggcgctatgccacagtttgaatcccatcaccatgggaacctgttactaaattttttggatcccaccactgcctgttggCACACATAAGTTAAATGCAGTAGAATAAATTGTTATGTCATTAGAAATGCCAATTATTCATACAGATTGTGGTTCTTAAATGTGAAATACTGCCGATcgttttttttctggaatataTCCCAGAGGAAGCTGGAACTTAGCCAAGGCCTGGCACCACTGAATGGGCAGGTTTCCTCCTTACTGAGGTAAAATGATAAAGTCTGAAAGCTGCTCTTAATGAGGCATAACGAGATGGCCTCAGTGTCTTGGCACGTTGAAAAGCGTACGATCACCCTGCAGCGACTCGACGAGTTGAGAAGCAGGTTAGTGCAGGGAAACCACA is a window encoding:
- the LOC125425283 gene encoding myosin-6-like; its protein translation is TMKEEFTRLKEALEKSETRRKELEEKMVSLLQEKNDLQLQVQAEQDNLNDAEERCDQLIKNKIQLEAKVKELTERLEDEEEMNAELTAKKRKLEDECSELKKDIDDLELTLAKVEKEKHATENKVKTLTEEMALVHCITRPPCIMLPM